A part of Rhopalosiphum maidis isolate BTI-1 chromosome 3, ASM367621v3, whole genome shotgun sequence genomic DNA contains:
- the LOC113560173 gene encoding uncharacterized protein LOC113560173, whose amino-acid sequence MIWHTWRIMPLKAQLTIRLFVSGLELQKKWKGIRDAYVKEVKKMKQVKSGSGAEKSSYLYYRRLQFLQPTIKKNSTESSFEIADVCGDGNLESSTETSIEEDSSRVPNEECTFKSPLQQRKKIKLHPADEHFANIIEKSLNQRNTVDKKEDDENKLFCLSLYKEIKKVPDAMRLKTKIEIYNLLLKNQAIQTYPQPSSTDTSKSNHLSIPYSQQNTQRYAYPQYDRPNYTTIPPYDTLRYNHIYTQFNQNMEPLQTPSPLSTSSEISQESSDLDLLG is encoded by the exons ATGATTTGGCATACCTGGCGTATTATGCCACTCAAA GCGCAGCTTACAATCCGATTATTTGTTTCAGGATTAGAATTACAAAAGAAATGGAAGGGTATTCGAGATGCATATGTaaaagaagtaaaaaaaatgaaacaagtTAAGTCTGGATCGGGAGCAGAGAAGtcgtcatatttatattatagaaggtTGCAATTTCTACAAccaaccataaaaaaaaattctaccgAGAGTAGTTTTGAAATTGCAGACGTCTGCGGTGATGGAAATTTAGAATCATCGACTGAAACTTCAATTGAGGAAGATAGTTCCAGAGTTCCAAACGAAGAATGTACTTTCAAAAGTCCTCTTCagcaacgaaaaaaaataaaacttcatCCTGCTGATGAGCACTTTGCCAACATCatagaaaaaagtttaaatcagAGGAATACTGTAGATAAAAAAGAAGAtgacgaaaataaattattttgtttatctttatataaagaaattaaaaaagtaccaGATGCAATgcgtttaaaaactaaaatcgaaatttataacctacttttaaaaaatcaagcaATACAAACTTATCCTCAACCTTCAAGTACAGATACCTCTAAATCCAACCATTTATCCATACCGTACAGCCAACAAAATACGCAACGATATGCATACCCACAATATGATCGTCCAAATTATACAACTATTCCTCCATACGATACGCTTCGTTATAATCACATTTACACTCAATTCAACCAAAATATGGAACCTCTACAAACTCCTTCACCTTTGTCTACTAGTAGTGAGATTTCTCAAGAGTCGTCTGACCTTGATTTAttaggataa